The Pirellulales bacterium genome segment GCCCGCGCCCGTAATGTCGAGCGTCCCGCTGGTGAACACGAAGGCGCCGTTATTCACCAGCGCGCCGGTGCTGAGCGTGCCGCCGCTGAGAGTCAAGCTCTTGAAGGGATCGATCGTCGCGGTGCCGGTGAGAGTGAGGACCTTCGAGGAATTGAGAATCAGGCTTGGGCCGAGCAACCCGCCGACGCCGACGTTGAAGCTGCCGATGAACGAAAGCGAGCCGGAGGAGAAATTGAGCGTGCCGCCGTTGCGGATCAGCGTTTTGAGATCGGCGGTTCCTCCGGCGACGTTGATCGTGCCCGTGGCGTTCAATGTGGTCGCGCCCCCCGTGCCGACGGTCAACGTGCCGTTGTTGGAGACGGTGAGCGTGGCCAGGTTCGGCGAATCCTCGCCGACGCTGAGAGAGGAGCCGGGCGTAAGCGTCACGAATGAGCCGGTGCCATCGACGGTGAACGCGGCGCTTTGGCCGATATTGAGGCCCTGATTCGTCGAGTAAAGGAGATTCAGATTGCCGACAGTGGCCGTGGCGCCGGATAGCACCGACATACTCCCTGTCGTGTTGTTGGAAGTCGATTGGGCAATTTCAATTTCGCCGAAGGTATTGCCGGTCGAACCGTTTTGAAGCGTCACGCTGCCGGTGAAGCCAGTCAGCCCGAGATAAGTGAGGCCGGCGGCCGTCAGTTTGGAACCGGCGCCATCGACGACCACTGTGCCATTGCCAAGGTTAGCTCCAACGGTAAATGAGCCCGACGACGATAGCAATCCGCCCTGGCTGACGTTGAACGTAGCGCCGTAGAGCACGGCGAGGCTTCCGCCGGCGAGAGTTTCCAGCTTGGAACCGGCGCCCTCGACGAAATAGCTGCCGTTGGTGGCAGTGAAGAAGCCACCGGTGAACGAGGCGCGGCCGCCTGCATTCACGTTCAAGGTCTGCCCCGCAGCTTGCGAAAACACGCTGCCGATGTTGGCGGTCTGCAGGACGCCGCCGTTGATGAATACGCCGCCGTTGGAGGTAAGCGTTCCAGTGACCGCGCCCGAGCCGATGTTGACGGAGCTTCCCGACTGGATCCCGATGCCGCCCGTGCCAATTGTGAACGTCGCGCCGTTGGCGCTCGCGCCGATATTGAGCGTGCCGGTGGTCCCGCCGAATGCTCCGACCTGCACGAATGCTCCGCTGCCGGACTGCACGACGGTCCCGGTGCCATCGACCGTGAGCGTGCCGTTTTGGCCGGCAACGCCGCTGTCGCCGATGAGGATGATCCCCTGCGAAGTGAGCGCGCCGCCGTTGGGAACGGCGACCGTGCCGCCATTGATCGTCGTGCCGCCGGTGTAGGTTCCGGACAGCAGGCTCAACGCTCCTGTCCCGGTCTTGGTGAGTGAGCCGCTGCCAAAGATCGAATTGCCAAAAAAAGAAACCCCGTTATTCGCAAAAACCAGCGTCCCATTGTCGTTAACGACGCCCCCGACGGTGCCGCCGTTCCCAGCGTTGGTGCCAAGTTGCAGCGTCGCGCCGTTGTTGATTGTCGTCGGGCCATTGGCGGTATTGGCGCCCGTGAGGATCAATGGCGTCGAGCCGCTGACCGTCAGGTCGGTGAAAGCAAGCGGGCCGCCGTTTTGGATCACACCGGCAAAGGTGCCGCCGCCGCTGACCGTTAGCGTGCCGGTGAATGGACTGAGTGAGTTGGTGATGAAACTGCCGGCCAGGCCGTTCAGGGCGCCGATCGTCTCGGTGCTGCCGGCGAGGTCAAACGTGCCGCTGTTGATCGTGACGGGCGCGGTGTCGAGAATCTGATCGCCGCCGAAGCCGTTGGCCAGCTTTACGGTGGCGCCAGCGATGCTCAAGCCGCCGCTGCCAATGGCGTGGACGGTCGCGGAGCTGCTCTTCGTCAGAATAACCGTTCCGGAATTCGCCGTAAGCGCCAAGCCGTTGTTGTCGGTCGTGCCGGTGAAGAAGAGACCACCGCTGCCGTTCATGATAATGCCGTTGCCGCCGCTAACGGCGCCACTCAGCCCCATATTGTTCGAACCATTGGTCAGCGTAAGTGTGTTGCCCGAGGCGATCGTGACACTGCCGTTGAATTGCAATCCGTTGCCCGAAGCGTTCCAGATTTGCGAGCCATTGGTCGTGATGGCGTCGCTGATGGTCTCAAAGTTGGCCGCGTTGTTGGTGATGCCGCCGGTGCCGACGGTGAGCGGGTTGCCGCCGATCGTAAATGCTCCGGCGGTGTTGTTGAATGCGAGCGACAAGATGCTCCAGGGATTGTTCGTATCCACACTAGGGGTCAATCGCGTCGTGCCGCCAAAGATTACGTTGGCGGCGCCATTGTTGCTCGGCACGCCGCCAGACCAGTTAAGAGTCGTGGTCCAATTGTTATTCGCTCCGAGGCCGTCCCAGGTTTGGGCGCATGCCGATTGCTGACGATCCGCCGCCAGCAGGAGTCCGAAAGAAACCGCTAGGGATGCGAGGAATTGACTTCGAGGCGCTCGGGCGAGGCAGAATAAGCGAGAGACCCTAAACGCAACAACGCTGCAACGCGATCGTCGACTCAACATGGGATCCGGCTCCTTACATCGTGGTAAACTCGATCGACCCAACGCCAACTCTGGCCGCGAGTTCGAAACGCCATCCAAGACCAAGCAGCCCTTCGCCGAATCCCGCCGAGGGCGCAAAACTCGCCCCATTCTAGCCAGACTGCGGAGACCGACGCAAACTCGATTTTTCGAGAATAATTGCTGGGGCGAATCGTTGGCGTTCAGTCTTTGGGCTGCCGGGAACAGGCTAAAGCCTGAACTCCAACGATCAGCCGGAGAGTCGGCGGGATGGCCGGAGATGGAGGCGCTAGCCGAAGCCCCGGCGGCGCCCCAACCAGGGCATCGCTTCGCTCTGCCCCGGCCACCCGTCGCTCCGCCGATTTGCCCTATCGGCGGGAGTTGGCTCTGCTATAATCAAGCGCAGTCGGTTTGACGACCTGGTCCGTGGCACTCCTGTTCGGTGGCTCGCGGCGCCTCTTTCGCCTTGCCTGCTTGGCTGGCCGCCATTCTGGCCTTTCCGAACGACCCGGATTTTTACAGGTCGAAGCATTTATCTCGTGGAGCTTAGCCGTGGGTAAGAAGTTGTACGTGGGCAATTTGAGCTATGAAGTGACGAACGCCAGCTTGGAAGAATTGTTTTCGCAGTTCGGAACGGTGCGCAGCGCTCAGGTGATTCAGGATCGCGACACCGGTCGCAGCAAGGGATTTGGGTTCGTCGAAATGGCGGACGACAATGCCGCGAACGCGGCCATTCAAGGCTTGAATGAAAAAGAGCACAACGGCCGCCCGCTGGCCGTCAACGAAGCCCGGCCGCGCGAGGATCGTCCGCGAGGTGGTGGTGGCGGCGGTGGCGGAGGTCGCGGCGGCTACGGCCGCAGATAGGATTTCAACCGTGCGCATGACGCGCAGCGAGGTTCGTTGTCCGGTGGCGGTGGCGGCGTGAGTTGAGATTGAGGGCTTGTTCAAGAACCGCCGAGGACTGTTCCCCTTCGTGCTCACCCTCTCCCTTGACGGGAGAGGGTCGGGGTGAGGGTGCCGTCCTTGGATAGGCCCATCAGTCGCCAAGCTGATCGCGGAGTCAATTCGCTCGTCCCAGGGAGCCAGCTTCCATGAATCCCACCGAATCCGCCATCCTCGGCTTTTTCGACATCTACCGAGCCGGGCCAGGGCAAATGGTGTTCTTCCAACCGGGCGCTTGCAAGCTGCCGGTCGAGCGCTTCAAAGCGGGCATGGAATCGCTCATCGAGCGGCAGTTGGTGGTCAAGGAGCGGCCGAAGCACGCCTATTCGCTGACGCATCGCGGATATCAGCATTCGCTGGCGAAGAGCCTCGCGGCCACCGGCAATCGTTAGCGGCCTGTCGGTGCGCGGGCCGAGTTGCGCTTCGTCGTCCACAAACAGAAAGTATTGCGACATGTTGACGGAACGAGAGGTCTCTCGTCAGTGGCGAGAATTGTTTCAGAGCGCCACGACCAACGACGGCGCACTCGTCAAAGCGTCTGAATTGATCGACGCCCTGCCCGCCACCAGCCCGCTGCGGCAGCGGTACGCGAGCGAACTGGCCGACCTCCAACGCATGCGACTGCCGCCCAGCGAGCGCGTCGAAAAACGCCCCAAGCGCCGCACGGCCGGGTGAAGAAAAAGAGGGGACGCCGCCCTCGATCGCATTCCGAAGCGATGATGTTTCAACGTCATCCGATTGCCGTGCCGCTTTTTTTTGTGCCGATGGTCGCACTGTCGACGTTGGCATATTTCGCGGGCTGCCGTGAACATCCCGGATCATCGGCCGAAGAACGAAATAGTTCCGCGAGCGCCGATTCTAAGGCACCCGACACGCCACGCAGCAAATCGGCCGCGACGGGCAAAACAGTTCGGCTTGTAATCGACTACGGCGACGGTGCCGAGAAGCGATTCGCGGGCATTGCCTGGCGCGAGGAGATGACGGTGCTCGACGTGCTCGAAGCGGCCAAGGGAAATCCGCATGGAATCACATTCTCGATTCGCGGCAGCGGTGAACAGGCGCTGCTGACGAAGCTCGACGACCTGGAAAACCAGAAAGGGGCTGCCGGCGCGAAGAATTGGATCTTCTACGTCAACGATCGCATGGCCGATAAAAGTCTCGGGGCGACGATCGTGAATTCGGGGGACACAATCTTGTGGAAGTTCGAGCGCTTCGTACAATAAGGTTTCTTGCTCGCGTGTAGCGGAATTCGCCAGAATTCCGAGCGAGACGGCGAGCCGGGCGGCGTCAGCCCCCGGACGTTGCTGCATCTGAACTCTGGCGGATTCAGCTAC includes the following:
- a CDS encoding autotransporter-associated beta strand repeat-containing protein; translated protein: MPSNNGAANVIFGGTTRLTPSVDTNNPWSILSLAFNNTAGAFTIGGNPLTVGTGGITNNAANFETISDAITTNGSQIWNASGNGLQFNGSVTIASGNTLTLTNGSNNMGLSGAVSGGNGIIMNGSGGLFFTGTTDNNGLALTANSGTVILTKSSSATVHAIGSGGLSIAGATVKLANGFGGDQILDTAPVTINSGTFDLAGSTETIGALNGLAGSFITNSLSPFTGTLTVSGGGTFAGVIQNGGPLAFTDLTVSGSTPLILTGANTANGPTTINNGATLQLGTNAGNGGTVGGVVNDNGTLVFANNGVSFFGNSIFGSGSLTKTGTGALSLLSGTYTGGTTINGGTVAVPNGGALTSQGIILIGDSGVAGQNGTLTVDGTGTVVQSGSGAFVQVGAFGGTTGTLNIGASANGATFTIGTGGIGIQSGSSVNIGSGAVTGTLTSNGGVFINGGVLQTANIGSVFSQAAGQTLNVNAGGRASFTGGFFTATNGSYFVEGAGSKLETLAGGSLAVLYGATFNVSQGGLLSSSGSFTVGANLGNGTVVVDGAGSKLTAAGLTYLGLTGFTGSVTLQNGSTGNTFGEIEIAQSTSNNTTGSMSVLSGATATVGNLNLLYSTNQGLNIGQSAAFTVDGTGSFVTLTPGSSLSVGEDSPNLATLTVSNNGTLTVGTGGATTLNATGTINVAGGTADLKTLIRNGGTLNFSSGSLSFIGSFNVGVGGLLGPSLILNSSKVLTLTGTATIDPFKSLTLSGGTLSTGALVNNGAFVFTSGTLDITGAG
- a CDS encoding RNA-binding protein yields the protein MGKKLYVGNLSYEVTNASLEELFSQFGTVRSAQVIQDRDTGRSKGFGFVEMADDNAANAAIQGLNEKEHNGRPLAVNEARPREDRPRGGGGGGGGGRGGYGRR
- a CDS encoding DUF4430 domain-containing protein; the encoded protein is MFQRHPIAVPLFFVPMVALSTLAYFAGCREHPGSSAEERNSSASADSKAPDTPRSKSAATGKTVRLVIDYGDGAEKRFAGIAWREEMTVLDVLEAAKGNPHGITFSIRGSGEQALLTKLDDLENQKGAAGAKNWIFYVNDRMADKSLGATIVNSGDTILWKFERFVQ